A region of Myxococcus stipitatus DSM 14675 DNA encodes the following proteins:
- a CDS encoding glutathione S-transferase family protein — MKLYFAPRTRATRARWLLEELEVPYELVTLDLARQENTTPEYLSVHPQGEVPALVDGHLTLLDSLSICLHLADRFPEKHLAPPPGSSDRGRYYQGMVFAETRLEPAVMELYKNPQRASDVSMRHPLAVLLDIVDKALGTRDVLVGNTFTAADVLTASLLHLANTLMLLDAHPRLVAYVRRHTQRPAVRRAVSG, encoded by the coding sequence ATGAAGCTCTACTTCGCCCCCAGGACCCGAGCGACCCGCGCCCGCTGGCTGCTGGAGGAACTCGAGGTCCCCTACGAACTGGTCACCCTCGACCTCGCCCGCCAGGAGAACACCACCCCTGAGTACCTGTCGGTGCATCCCCAGGGCGAGGTCCCCGCCCTGGTCGACGGGCACCTCACGCTGCTCGACTCCCTGTCCATCTGCCTTCACCTCGCGGACCGGTTTCCGGAGAAGCACCTCGCGCCGCCGCCCGGCTCCTCGGACCGGGGCCGCTACTACCAGGGGATGGTCTTCGCCGAGACGCGCCTGGAGCCCGCGGTGATGGAGCTCTACAAGAACCCGCAGCGGGCCTCCGACGTGAGCATGCGGCACCCCCTCGCGGTGCTGCTCGACATCGTGGACAAAGCCCTGGGGACTCGCGACGTCCTCGTGGGAAACACCTTCACCGCCGCCGATGTGCTGACGGCCTCCCTCCTCCATCTCGCGAACACGCTGATGCTGCTCGACGCGCATCCCCGGCTGGTGGCCTACGTCCGGCGCCACACCCAGCGGCCCGCGGTGCGGCGGGCCGTCTCGGGTTGA
- a CDS encoding LysR family transcriptional regulator, with protein sequence MVSPSDMLLFVTVVRDESFTRAAQRLGITKQSVSERIRNLEEQLGVRLLERTTRRLRVTGAGATYYERCAAIAEQIDVANSEVQQRQVEPTGLLRVSSPVLYGRRYLTSVISTYLNRHPKARLELVLADRRVDLIEEGLDVAIHIGPLDDSSLVARKLGESAVHYVASPRFLAKHGTPSARELRTARCIGFSAFETWEVEGVKSRVDPVLTVNDLELACEAATAGVGIARVPALLCQDAVRDGRLRILWDSKPAMMRAIHVVYPSRVNLPPKVRHFVDALATLVEPMPPPRRGTRRGRR encoded by the coding sequence ATGGTCTCCCCCTCCGACATGCTGCTCTTCGTCACGGTCGTCCGAGACGAGAGCTTCACCCGGGCCGCGCAGCGACTCGGCATCACCAAGCAGTCGGTCAGCGAGCGCATTCGCAACCTGGAGGAGCAGCTCGGGGTGCGGCTGCTCGAGCGGACGACCCGGCGCCTGCGGGTCACGGGGGCTGGCGCGACGTACTACGAGCGCTGCGCGGCCATCGCCGAGCAGATCGACGTGGCGAACAGCGAGGTCCAGCAGCGGCAGGTGGAGCCGACGGGACTGCTGCGAGTCTCCTCACCGGTGCTCTATGGACGGCGCTATCTGACCTCGGTGATTTCGACCTACCTCAACCGCCATCCGAAGGCGCGCCTGGAGCTGGTGTTGGCGGACCGCCGCGTCGACCTCATCGAAGAGGGGCTGGATGTCGCGATCCACATCGGTCCGCTCGACGATTCATCCCTCGTGGCGCGGAAGCTCGGGGAGAGCGCGGTCCACTACGTCGCGAGTCCTCGCTTCCTGGCGAAGCACGGCACCCCGAGCGCCCGAGAGCTCCGCACCGCGCGCTGCATCGGCTTCAGTGCGTTCGAGACCTGGGAGGTGGAGGGCGTGAAGTCCCGGGTCGATCCGGTCCTGACGGTGAATGACCTGGAGCTGGCCTGCGAGGCGGCCACCGCTGGGGTCGGCATCGCGCGAGTGCCAGCCCTTCTCTGCCAGGACGCCGTCCGCGATGGCCGGCTGAGAATCCTCTGGGACTCCAAGCCCGCGATGATGCGGGCCATCCATGTCGTCTATCCGAGCCGGGTGAACCTCCCACCCAAGGTCCGGCACTTCGTCGACGCCTTGGCGACGCTGGTCGAGCCCATGCCACCGCCTCGGCGAGGGACTCGGCGCGGGCGGCGCTGA
- a CDS encoding lipase family protein, producing the protein MKVVQPLNTGGSYNNTQTAYQLSRFSGLGDNQTGTAASIAKVLGPIIDKALNQNTQTLGVWVRVWGPCVYQATQDCSGKGRVSNVADNVMYVAHNAQANCYFVGVAGTNGKVDPDHNWYDTDCLDNNVSTLVPFPSGITPTNSTSPGGPSAGNVSLGAAMGTTNLLNMQDPVTGHTLQWLLNAMKSTSATLIFAGHSLGGSLCPTLARWLFTGFNDLQAWKAVYVFPTAAPSTGDQGFVNGFSTVFPPTSITGVSPSGYWNQVIWNEYDVVPHGWTNLMNVQPYNPQNDVVWDYVKNTSIQTLYGPLTGLWGLDANLTYDAINAKYQLPPTPNPYVRLQAQMFTPSPLPPQPSTFSDFMNIVGAQHINAYDAHFGVPATVAPPRVDMVSPGPDVEARPENMRSTA; encoded by the coding sequence ATGAAAGTCGTGCAGCCACTCAATACTGGCGGAAGCTACAACAACACCCAGACGGCCTATCAGCTCTCGCGGTTCTCAGGCCTCGGAGACAACCAGACGGGGACTGCCGCGAGCATCGCGAAGGTGCTCGGGCCGATCATCGACAAGGCGTTGAATCAGAATACCCAGACGCTGGGGGTGTGGGTTCGGGTCTGGGGGCCGTGCGTCTATCAAGCCACCCAGGACTGCAGCGGCAAGGGGCGGGTGTCCAATGTGGCCGACAATGTCATGTATGTCGCCCACAATGCCCAGGCGAACTGCTACTTCGTGGGCGTTGCCGGCACCAACGGGAAGGTCGACCCCGACCACAACTGGTACGACACGGATTGTCTGGACAACAACGTCTCGACCCTCGTGCCTTTCCCGTCGGGAATCACTCCGACGAACAGCACCAGCCCCGGGGGCCCCAGCGCCGGGAACGTCTCGCTCGGGGCGGCGATGGGGACCACGAACCTGCTGAACATGCAGGACCCCGTTACCGGGCATACGCTTCAATGGCTGCTGAATGCCATGAAGTCTACCTCCGCGACGCTGATCTTCGCGGGGCACAGCCTGGGCGGCTCGCTCTGCCCGACCTTGGCGCGGTGGCTCTTCACGGGCTTCAACGATTTGCAGGCGTGGAAGGCGGTGTATGTGTTTCCGACGGCCGCGCCCTCGACGGGGGACCAGGGGTTCGTCAACGGCTTCAGCACCGTGTTTCCGCCCACGAGCATCACGGGTGTCTCTCCCTCCGGGTACTGGAACCAGGTCATCTGGAACGAGTACGACGTGGTGCCGCATGGCTGGACCAACCTGATGAATGTCCAGCCATACAATCCGCAGAACGACGTGGTGTGGGACTACGTCAAGAACACGTCGATCCAGACGCTCTACGGGCCGCTCACGGGACTCTGGGGCCTGGACGCCAACCTCACGTATGACGCCATCAACGCGAAGTACCAGCTGCCGCCGACTCCGAACCCCTACGTCCGCTTGCAGGCGCAGATGTTCACGCCGTCACCGCTGCCTCCGCAGCCGAGCACCTTCTCGGACTTCATGAACATCGTGGGGGCGCAGCACATCAACGCCTATGACGCCCACTTCGGCGTGCCCGCCACCGTGGCGCCGCCGCGGGTGGACATGGTGTCGCCTGGGCCCGACGTGGAGGCTCGCCCCGAGAACATGCGGAGCACGGCCTGA
- a CDS encoding serine hydrolase domain-containing protein, which produces MKRLAPLWALALLAPTLALASTAPAPATAAELRQSLATLLETHHLPGASYAVFNREGTVLSGAIGLADSGTQAPVTPETLFRLGSITKTVTAIAIMQLVDEGRFDLQTPVSRLLPDAPIQNPFNDTEPVRVIHLLTHTAGFDDTHAKAFFSPVERRGRHLESSLQHPESLKVRWRPGQYESYSNPGYWLLGAILEAHYRQPWDEVVSTRVLGPLGITRFASLASQAARGDHAVGHRGPAMERTPVFFEQTQADGALWSSAEDLAKLGRFLLTDGASAPGVLKPESVRAMKETGATLGARAGLVYGSKLGLHHRIVAGMGWQGHTGGLLGGRSSMHFGDAQGWGYVLLLNSEDELRKLEVPLATFIARQAQWQPPTPTLSPIEGDVEGWYRVVDSRISLMELPSFLLDAAQARVSGDTLTLQPFLPGFGYQATLKHQGRGQLADVDYGDVVNGVLVRDASGAVVGIESGGDFLERTSMVKAVFPLVSVLVSLVLLVSAPFGRRKVLRNRWVRRLPTLALLTLVLATVCSMNLELTLLAHKNWQTVGLWLASVVFPLLGLAGVALSVRTWKEEPAAVARWRCLLGSGAVVCLSGWLATFGLFAFALWRW; this is translated from the coding sequence ATGAAGCGCCTTGCACCCCTCTGGGCTCTTGCCCTCCTTGCTCCGACGCTCGCCCTTGCATCGACGGCCCCCGCGCCGGCGACCGCCGCCGAGCTGCGGCAGTCACTGGCCACCCTGCTCGAGACCCACCACCTCCCTGGCGCGAGCTACGCGGTGTTCAATCGCGAGGGGACGGTGCTCAGCGGGGCCATCGGCCTGGCTGACAGCGGCACCCAGGCGCCCGTCACTCCGGAGACGCTCTTCCGCCTGGGCTCCATCACCAAGACGGTGACGGCCATCGCCATCATGCAGCTGGTCGACGAGGGTCGCTTCGACCTGCAGACCCCCGTCTCGCGTCTGCTGCCCGACGCGCCCATCCAGAACCCGTTCAACGACACCGAGCCGGTCCGCGTGATTCACCTGCTGACCCACACCGCGGGCTTCGACGACACCCACGCGAAGGCGTTCTTCAGCCCCGTGGAGCGGAGGGGGCGCCACCTCGAGAGCAGCCTCCAGCATCCGGAGTCGCTGAAGGTGCGCTGGCGGCCCGGCCAGTACGAGAGCTACAGCAACCCGGGATACTGGCTGCTGGGCGCCATCCTGGAGGCGCACTACCGGCAGCCCTGGGATGAGGTCGTCTCGACGCGGGTGCTGGGGCCGCTGGGGATCACCCGGTTCGCGTCGCTCGCCTCGCAGGCCGCCCGCGGCGACCACGCCGTCGGACATCGTGGCCCCGCGATGGAGCGCACCCCTGTGTTCTTCGAGCAGACCCAGGCGGACGGTGCGCTGTGGTCCTCCGCGGAGGACCTGGCGAAGCTGGGGAGGTTCCTGCTCACCGATGGCGCCTCCGCTCCGGGAGTGCTCAAGCCGGAGTCGGTCCGGGCCATGAAGGAGACCGGGGCGACGCTGGGGGCTCGGGCCGGGCTGGTGTATGGCTCGAAGCTGGGCCTGCACCATCGCATCGTCGCGGGGATGGGGTGGCAGGGCCACACGGGAGGACTCCTGGGTGGCAGGTCGAGCATGCACTTCGGTGATGCGCAGGGATGGGGCTACGTGCTGCTGCTCAACAGCGAGGATGAGCTGCGCAAGCTGGAGGTTCCGCTGGCCACCTTCATCGCGCGGCAGGCGCAATGGCAGCCACCCACGCCGACCCTGAGCCCCATCGAGGGGGATGTGGAGGGTTGGTATCGCGTCGTCGATTCGCGCATCTCGCTGATGGAGCTGCCTTCGTTCCTGCTCGATGCGGCCCAGGCGCGGGTGAGCGGCGACACGCTGACGCTCCAGCCCTTCCTGCCCGGGTTCGGCTATCAGGCGACGCTGAAGCACCAGGGGCGTGGCCAGCTCGCGGATGTGGACTACGGCGACGTGGTCAACGGGGTCCTGGTCCGGGATGCGTCTGGCGCGGTTGTGGGAATCGAGTCGGGAGGAGACTTCCTGGAGCGCACCTCGATGGTGAAGGCCGTCTTCCCGCTCGTGAGCGTCCTGGTGTCCCTGGTGCTCCTCGTGAGTGCGCCGTTCGGACGGCGCAAGGTGCTGCGCAATCGCTGGGTGCGGCGCCTGCCCACGCTTGCCTTGTTGACGCTGGTGCTCGCCACGGTCTGCTCGATGAACCTCGAGTTGACCCTGCTCGCGCACAAGAACTGGCAGACCGTGGGCCTCTGGCTGGCCTCCGTGGTGTTTCCGCTGCTCGGCCTGGCGGGCGTCGCGCTCAGCGTCCGCACGTGGAAGGAGGAGCCCGCGGCCGTGGCTCGGTGGCGCTGCCTCCTGGGGTCCGGGGCTGTCGTGTGCCTGAGTGGCTGGCTCGCGACGTTCGGGCTGTTCGCGTTCGCGCTGTGGCGGTGGTGA
- a CDS encoding MFS transporter yields MHSYHSSSALEKRHPFAQICRMNETIASPPMAAARPSASQLLPLCAAVFLGFSSIGLPLPAIPGFVRGTLGYDALVVSIVLAIQSLATLATRHRSGTLADQRGPRRAVLLGLGLSALSGALYALVALSQASAALGLGLLLFARVVLGLGESLLITGALSWGVGLVGRERAGLVMAWNGIAMYSALALGAPVGAVLFERFGFLGVSLASMAAPLLAFAALPLLRPITPTGGKRLPFHRVAMMIGRPGVALSLSTLGFGSIAAFGTLLFQHRGWPHAERALLAFGVAYVLARLLFGHAPDKLGGRRVALGCLAIELCGQVLLWSATGPWMAITGAALTGFGFSLVFTSLGVEAVRLAPPENRGVAMGGYVAFFDVALGGLIPVIGVLVRSVGYPSAYLAGAVASATALVLTFGMARPPSAPR; encoded by the coding sequence ATGCACTCATACCATTCCTCGAGTGCGCTGGAGAAACGTCACCCCTTCGCGCAGATCTGCCGCATGAACGAAACGATTGCCTCTCCCCCCATGGCGGCGGCGCGCCCCTCCGCGAGCCAACTCCTCCCCCTCTGCGCGGCGGTCTTCCTCGGCTTCTCGAGCATCGGCCTGCCCCTCCCCGCCATCCCGGGCTTCGTGCGCGGGACGCTCGGCTACGACGCCCTGGTCGTCTCCATCGTCCTCGCCATCCAGTCGCTCGCCACCCTGGCCACTCGGCACCGCTCCGGCACCCTCGCGGACCAGCGAGGACCCAGGCGCGCGGTCCTCCTCGGCCTGGGCCTCAGCGCCCTCTCCGGTGCCCTCTACGCCCTCGTCGCGCTCAGCCAGGCCAGCGCCGCGCTCGGCCTGGGGCTGCTGCTCTTCGCCCGCGTGGTGCTCGGGCTCGGTGAGAGCCTGCTCATCACCGGCGCGCTCTCCTGGGGCGTCGGCCTCGTCGGTCGCGAGCGCGCGGGACTCGTCATGGCCTGGAATGGCATCGCCATGTACTCGGCGCTGGCGCTCGGCGCCCCCGTGGGCGCGGTCCTCTTCGAGCGCTTCGGCTTCCTCGGGGTGTCCCTCGCCTCGATGGCCGCGCCCCTCCTGGCCTTCGCCGCGCTCCCCCTGCTGCGCCCCATCACCCCGACGGGAGGCAAGCGGCTGCCCTTCCACCGGGTCGCGATGATGATTGGTCGCCCCGGAGTCGCGCTGTCCCTCTCGACCCTCGGCTTCGGGAGCATCGCGGCCTTCGGCACCCTCCTGTTCCAGCACCGGGGCTGGCCTCACGCGGAGCGCGCCCTGCTCGCGTTCGGCGTCGCGTATGTGCTGGCGCGGCTCCTCTTCGGCCACGCCCCGGACAAGCTCGGAGGGCGCCGCGTCGCGCTCGGCTGCCTCGCCATCGAGCTGTGCGGCCAGGTCCTGCTGTGGAGCGCGACCGGCCCGTGGATGGCCATCACCGGCGCGGCGCTGACCGGCTTCGGCTTCTCGCTCGTCTTCACCTCCCTGGGAGTCGAGGCCGTCCGGCTCGCGCCCCCCGAGAACCGAGGGGTGGCCATGGGAGGCTACGTCGCGTTCTTCGACGTCGCGCTGGGAGGACTCATCCCGGTCATCGGAGTGCTCGTGCGCTCCGTGGGCTACCCGAGCGCCTATCTGGCCGGCGCGGTGGCCTCGGCGACCGCGCTCGTCCTGACCTTCGGCATGGCGCGTCCCCCCTCGGCGCCCCGCTGA
- a CDS encoding LysR family transcriptional regulator: MHSVDANLLLALDALLREGSVMGAARRMNLSPPAMSRTLQRLRDATGDPLLVRAGRRMVPTPRALAMRERVQDAAREVCSLLGPPEALVLGTLSRTFTLRTSDYLLVVLGNALDRLVREEAPQVRLTFAPEGSEDVESLRSGDVDLDMGVQGQLGPELRVRKLFDDEMVAVVRQGHSLTGAATPRRLVKVPHVVVSRRGKGKGVLDDALAKQGLARRVERIVPSYFSAARLVAGSDLIGIVPRRFAQEVAPGFGLRMLELGVELPRLTLSLAWHPRFDGDAAHQWLREGVVRASVAGRVRNPRSGSPVE; the protein is encoded by the coding sequence ATGCACTCCGTGGATGCCAATCTGCTCCTGGCGCTCGATGCGCTCCTTCGGGAGGGCAGCGTGATGGGGGCTGCTCGCCGGATGAACCTGAGCCCTCCCGCGATGAGCCGGACGCTCCAGCGGCTTCGGGATGCGACGGGGGACCCGCTGCTGGTGCGGGCGGGCCGGAGGATGGTGCCGACGCCTCGGGCGCTCGCGATGCGTGAGCGGGTCCAGGACGCGGCGCGGGAGGTGTGCTCGCTGCTGGGGCCTCCCGAGGCGCTGGTGCTCGGGACGCTGTCTCGGACGTTCACGTTGCGGACGAGTGACTACCTGCTGGTCGTGCTGGGGAATGCGCTGGACCGGCTCGTGAGGGAGGAGGCGCCCCAGGTGCGGCTCACGTTCGCGCCGGAGGGGAGTGAAGACGTCGAGTCACTCCGCTCGGGGGACGTGGACCTGGACATGGGGGTGCAGGGGCAGCTCGGGCCGGAGCTGCGGGTCCGCAAGCTCTTCGACGACGAGATGGTCGCGGTCGTCCGGCAGGGCCATTCGCTGACCGGAGCGGCGACGCCGAGGCGCCTGGTCAAGGTGCCCCACGTCGTGGTGTCGAGGAGGGGGAAGGGGAAGGGCGTCCTCGACGACGCGCTCGCGAAGCAGGGACTCGCGCGGCGTGTCGAGCGGATTGTCCCGTCGTACTTCTCGGCGGCGCGGCTCGTCGCGGGGAGCGATCTGATCGGCATCGTGCCGAGGCGCTTCGCTCAGGAGGTCGCACCCGGCTTCGGGCTTCGGATGCTCGAGCTGGGAGTGGAGCTGCCTCGGCTCACCCTCTCACTCGCGTGGCACCCGCGCTTCGACGGGGATGCCGCGCATCAGTGGTTGCGGGAAGGTGTCGTGCGCGCGTCGGTCGCGGGCCGAGTGCGAAACCCACGTTCGGGGAGTCCTGTCGAATGA
- a CDS encoding ATP-grasp domain-containing protein: MKQTVVVVNGEPYWQRYLPEYEVVSRRLQDTSWVLRDGELWCIDRQSAIRVEGLFWRVGAIRPEPRYRVLLDVIRLSGVPCVNPAATLARSYDRLSMLAEMRAAGLPVIPFNVAIGDDMVRRIARPPPFVVKVGNHHGGYGKAQVRSESEWSDVADLIFTANDYAVVEPFIQYRRDVRCLAIRNQIWAMEREGAGWKANVQTRSYQVIDPPATLAAHTRRALEHLGADIVALDFLETQEGEYVLLECNDTPGVTGFPEATRDALADCLRDRMR, translated from the coding sequence ATGAAGCAGACCGTGGTCGTCGTCAACGGTGAGCCGTACTGGCAGCGCTACTTGCCGGAGTACGAGGTCGTGTCTCGACGTCTACAGGACACCTCTTGGGTGCTCCGTGACGGAGAGCTGTGGTGTATCGACCGTCAGTCCGCCATCCGGGTCGAGGGCCTCTTCTGGCGGGTCGGAGCCATCCGCCCGGAGCCCCGGTATCGAGTCCTGCTGGACGTCATCCGCCTCAGTGGCGTGCCCTGTGTCAATCCCGCGGCCACGCTGGCGCGGAGCTATGATCGCCTGTCGATGTTGGCGGAGATGCGGGCCGCGGGCTTGCCTGTCATTCCCTTCAACGTCGCCATCGGCGATGACATGGTCCGACGCATCGCGCGCCCGCCACCCTTCGTCGTCAAGGTCGGAAACCACCACGGGGGTTACGGGAAGGCACAGGTGCGCAGCGAGTCCGAGTGGTCAGACGTCGCCGACTTGATCTTCACGGCGAACGACTACGCGGTGGTGGAGCCGTTCATCCAGTACCGTCGCGACGTGCGTTGCCTCGCCATCCGAAATCAGATCTGGGCCATGGAGCGCGAGGGGGCCGGATGGAAGGCCAATGTCCAGACTCGCAGCTACCAGGTGATCGACCCACCTGCCACGCTTGCGGCGCACACGCGACGAGCCCTGGAGCATCTGGGGGCTGACATCGTGGCCCTGGACTTCCTCGAGACGCAGGAGGGGGAGTACGTCTTGCTCGAATGCAACGACACCCCCGGCGTCACGGGCTTCCCAGAGGCGACCCGGGATGCGCTGGCGGACTGTCTCCGCGACCGCATGCGGTGA
- a CDS encoding RICIN domain-containing protein codes for MKTSKRMKLVAVCSAVLVCAVLGVASEARADLTSDPNAIYKIVNVNSGKVLDVVRNSTQATYRIHQWEYLGLASQHWRISPSGFITNVNSSLALEPAARNNGAKIWQMYYTGNIQQQWFVVYANNYGPPYLIRNALTTKVIDVEHNGMGNGDLVHQWDIVQGVQSQLWNIVRVN; via the coding sequence ATGAAGACATCGAAGCGGATGAAGCTGGTGGCTGTGTGCTCAGCCGTGCTGGTCTGCGCCGTCCTGGGTGTTGCCTCGGAGGCGCGCGCGGATCTCACGTCGGATCCGAACGCCATCTACAAGATCGTGAATGTCAACAGCGGCAAGGTCCTGGACGTCGTGCGCAACTCCACGCAGGCGACCTACCGCATCCACCAGTGGGAGTACCTGGGCCTGGCGAGCCAGCACTGGAGGATCTCTCCCTCGGGCTTCATCACGAACGTGAACAGCAGCCTGGCTCTCGAGCCGGCAGCCCGCAACAATGGCGCGAAGATCTGGCAGATGTACTACACGGGGAACATCCAGCAGCAATGGTTCGTCGTGTACGCCAACAACTACGGGCCTCCGTATCTCATCCGAAATGCCCTCACCACGAAGGTCATTGACGTCGAGCACAACGGAATGGGCAATGGTGATCTCGTCCACCAGTGGGACATCGTTCAGGGCGTCCAGAGCCAGCTGTGGAACATCGTGCGAGTCAACTGA
- a CDS encoding RICIN domain-containing protein: MKTTKLMKLVAVCSAVLVCAVLGIASDARADITSDPNAIYKIVNANSGKVMDVVFNSTQASYKLHQWEYLGLASQHWRLWTGNGLVYYIQNINSGMFIEPAARNDGAKIWQMNPAWNIQQQWRITVDSNTGATLYRIRNELTLRSIDVAANGTGNGALIHQWQYVQGVQSQLWQFVRVN; the protein is encoded by the coding sequence ATGAAGACAACGAAGCTGATGAAGCTGGTGGCTGTGTGTTCAGCCGTGCTGGTCTGCGCCGTCCTGGGTATTGCCTCGGATGCGCGTGCGGACATCACGTCGGATCCGAACGCCATCTACAAGATCGTGAATGCCAACAGCGGCAAGGTCATGGATGTGGTGTTCAACTCCACGCAGGCCAGCTACAAGCTCCACCAGTGGGAGTATCTGGGCCTGGCGAGCCAGCACTGGCGGCTCTGGACCGGCAACGGACTGGTCTACTACATCCAGAACATCAACAGCGGCATGTTCATTGAGCCGGCGGCGCGCAACGATGGCGCGAAGATCTGGCAGATGAACCCGGCCTGGAACATCCAGCAGCAGTGGCGCATCACCGTCGACTCCAACACCGGCGCGACCCTGTATCGCATCAGGAACGAGCTCACCCTCAGGTCCATCGATGTCGCGGCGAACGGGACGGGGAACGGTGCGCTGATCCATCAGTGGCAGTATGTCCAGGGCGTCCAGAGCCAGCTGTGGCAGTTCGTGCGAGTCAACTAG
- a CDS encoding sensor histidine kinase: MLLLTPEDMALPAMSMFVATLRSALWEAQDGPITLDVESLDLGWARGPVYTQALHTWYLAKYRERRPDALIAFRTDTIQLALELRQELWPDIPLIVLSEDGQLWNHTPRPERVAGLWLRYDWRATVELALRLLPDTRRLAFVNGSSPWEQAQQELLVRELQPLLAHRGLEFIDLSQLPLAQMLERARTLPDHTAVLTYTFMTDPSGRPFVGREIARMFLAASNRPSFALHDTVMGLGFIGGALVSYEAVGEQLGQLTARVLGGAREEFLQPLKPTSSDARLTVDARALRRWGIPRERVPAGVRLIFDEPTLWERYRWWLLGALTLSALQALVVGGLVVERRRRMRAQAELAERQRLEKLAEQEARRTLDQLAHMGRVAALGELAASLAHELNQPLAAILSNAQAARRLLDAPHTELAEVREALGDIISDDKRAGEVIHRMRALLKREEPRQELHSLNDLVGEVASLLANDMHLRGANLRLSLAPTLPGILGDGIQLQQVMLNLLINGLDAMTELPEGQRELRVGTASPGPGQVELSVQDSGGGIEPSRLARIFEPFYSTKDHGLGMGLSISRSIVEAHGGRLEAQSPPGQGALLRCVFPSVDPESAHVPTPRHALPRGR, encoded by the coding sequence GTGCTCCTGCTCACCCCGGAGGACATGGCGCTGCCCGCCATGTCGATGTTCGTCGCGACGCTCCGCTCCGCCTTGTGGGAGGCCCAGGACGGCCCCATCACCCTGGATGTCGAGAGCCTGGATCTCGGCTGGGCCCGAGGGCCCGTCTACACCCAGGCCCTGCACACCTGGTACCTGGCCAAGTACCGCGAGCGTCGGCCGGATGCCCTCATCGCCTTCCGCACCGACACCATCCAGCTGGCCCTGGAGCTGCGTCAGGAGTTGTGGCCTGACATCCCGCTGATTGTCCTCTCCGAGGATGGCCAGCTCTGGAATCACACGCCTCGTCCGGAGCGGGTGGCGGGCCTCTGGCTGCGTTATGACTGGCGGGCCACCGTGGAGCTGGCCCTGCGGCTCCTGCCGGACACGCGCAGGCTGGCGTTCGTCAATGGCTCCAGTCCCTGGGAGCAGGCACAGCAGGAGCTCCTCGTGCGAGAGCTCCAACCGCTGCTGGCGCACCGCGGCCTGGAGTTCATCGACTTGAGCCAGCTGCCACTGGCCCAGATGCTCGAGCGCGCGAGGACCCTGCCGGACCACACCGCGGTCCTCACCTATACGTTCATGACCGACCCCAGCGGGAGGCCGTTCGTGGGGCGAGAGATTGCTCGCATGTTCCTCGCCGCCAGCAACCGCCCCAGCTTCGCGCTCCACGACACCGTCATGGGACTGGGGTTCATCGGAGGCGCGCTCGTCAGCTACGAGGCCGTGGGCGAACAGCTCGGTCAGCTCACCGCCCGCGTGTTGGGCGGAGCACGCGAGGAGTTCCTCCAGCCCCTGAAGCCAACGTCGTCCGATGCGCGGCTGACGGTCGACGCCCGCGCGCTGCGGCGCTGGGGCATTCCCCGTGAGCGCGTGCCCGCTGGGGTGCGGCTCATCTTCGACGAGCCCACGCTCTGGGAGCGCTATCGCTGGTGGCTCCTGGGGGCCCTGACGCTCAGCGCCTTGCAGGCACTCGTCGTCGGGGGGCTCGTGGTGGAGCGCCGCCGCCGCATGCGGGCCCAGGCGGAGCTCGCCGAGCGCCAGCGATTGGAGAAGCTCGCGGAGCAGGAGGCACGTCGGACCCTGGACCAGCTCGCGCACATGGGCCGCGTGGCCGCCCTGGGCGAGCTCGCCGCCTCCCTGGCCCACGAGCTCAACCAACCCCTGGCCGCGATTCTCAGCAACGCCCAGGCCGCACGCCGCCTGCTGGACGCGCCCCACACGGAGCTGGCCGAGGTGCGCGAGGCCCTGGGAGACATCATCTCCGACGACAAGCGCGCGGGTGAAGTCATCCACCGCATGCGGGCGCTGCTCAAGCGAGAGGAGCCTCGGCAGGAGCTCCACTCGCTCAATGACCTGGTGGGCGAAGTCGCGAGCCTGCTGGCCAATGACATGCACCTGCGGGGCGCGAACCTGCGGCTGTCCCTGGCGCCGACGCTGCCGGGCATCCTGGGGGATGGCATCCAGCTCCAGCAGGTGATGCTCAACCTGCTCATCAATGGCCTGGACGCCATGACCGAGCTCCCCGAGGGCCAACGGGAGCTCCGAGTCGGTACCGCCTCACCCGGTCCGGGACAGGTCGAGCTGAGCGTGCAGGACTCGGGAGGAGGCATCGAGCCGTCGAGGCTGGCCCGCATCTTCGAGCCCTTCTACTCCACCAAGGACCACGGACTGGGCATGGGGTTGTCCATCAGCCGCTCCATCGTCGAGGCGCACGGAGGCCGCCTGGAGGCCCAGAGTCCTCCAGGACAGGGGGCTCTGTTACGGTGCGTGTTTCCCTCGGTGGATCCGGAGTCCGCGCATGTCCCAACCCCCCGCCACGCTCTTCCTCGTGGACGATGA